A window of Streptomyces sp. SAI-127 contains these coding sequences:
- a CDS encoding CoA transferase has product MSATGPLAGIRVVEVAMYGFVPSAGAVLSDWGADVVKVEHAVTGDPQRGLRQTGAMRVEGDPNPNIEHANRGKRSIGLDIARPEGMEVLRQLIARADVFLTSLLPAARRKLGIEVADVRAINPGIVYARGSALGPRGPEAERGGYDMTAFWARASTAASITPAGMEGIVSAPAPAYGDTISGTNLAGGIAAALLKRERTGEPSVVDVSLLGSGVWAMGHGIALSLHLKQAWEMAPPGVHSSPVNPLTGLYRTADDRYLSLVMLQPAKYWAEVCRHIDRPELADDPRFATSQTIAEHTAEAVALLREVIATRTLAEWSERFATLTGPWAPVQDSLQVGDDAQVRANEYLVQAGELQLAANPVQFDVASPTLRPAPEFAAQTEEILLELGLDWERIAALKEASAVT; this is encoded by the coding sequence ATGAGCGCCACCGGCCCGCTGGCAGGGATCCGAGTCGTCGAGGTCGCCATGTACGGCTTCGTTCCATCCGCGGGGGCGGTGCTCTCCGACTGGGGCGCCGATGTCGTCAAGGTCGAGCACGCGGTGACCGGCGACCCGCAGCGCGGACTGCGCCAGACCGGCGCGATGCGCGTCGAGGGAGACCCGAACCCGAACATCGAGCACGCCAACCGCGGCAAGCGCAGCATCGGTCTCGACATCGCGCGCCCCGAGGGCATGGAGGTGCTGCGCCAACTCATCGCACGCGCCGACGTGTTCCTCACGAGTCTGCTGCCCGCCGCCCGCCGCAAGCTCGGCATCGAGGTGGCCGACGTACGCGCGATCAACCCGGGCATCGTGTACGCGCGCGGCAGCGCACTGGGCCCGCGCGGCCCGGAGGCCGAGCGCGGCGGCTACGACATGACGGCGTTCTGGGCCCGCGCGTCGACGGCGGCGAGCATCACCCCTGCCGGCATGGAGGGCATCGTCTCCGCGCCGGCGCCCGCGTACGGGGACACCATCTCGGGCACGAACCTGGCCGGCGGCATAGCGGCAGCGCTGCTCAAGCGTGAGCGGACGGGCGAACCCTCGGTCGTGGACGTGTCGTTGCTCGGCAGCGGGGTGTGGGCGATGGGCCACGGCATCGCGCTGTCCCTGCACCTGAAGCAGGCATGGGAGATGGCACCGCCGGGCGTGCACAGCTCACCGGTCAACCCGCTGACCGGCCTGTACCGCACGGCCGACGACCGCTACCTGTCCTTGGTGATGCTGCAGCCCGCGAAGTACTGGGCTGAGGTGTGCCGCCATATCGACCGTCCCGAGCTGGCCGACGATCCGCGCTTCGCCACGTCCCAGACCATCGCCGAGCACACGGCCGAGGCAGTGGCACTTCTGCGGGAGGTCATCGCGACGCGCACCCTGGCCGAGTGGTCCGAACGGTTCGCCACCCTGACTGGGCCCTGGGCGCCGGTCCAGGACTCACTCCAGGTCGGCGACGACGCACAAGTACGGGCGAACGAGTACCTCGTACAGGCCGGCGAGCTCCAACTCGCCGCAAATCCCGTGCAGTTCGACGTCGCATCCCCCACACTGCGCCCGGCCCCGGAGTTCGCCGCACAGACGGAGGAGATCCTGCTCGAACTGGGTCTGGACTGGGAGCGGATCGCCGCGCTCAAGGAGGCTTCGGCGGTCACGTGA
- a CDS encoding SAM-dependent methyltransferase has translation MTNSHAAREIDTSRPHSARMYDYYLGGKDHFDVDKQAAETVAAVYPGIFTCARENRAFMHRATRVLAREHGIRQWLDIGTGIPTEPNLHQVAQSVVPDARVVYADNDPLVLRYAERLMRSTPQGRTTYIEADVNNAGALLNAPELAQVLDTDRPVALSLNALMHFVTDAQDPYGIVSRLLEVLPSGSALALSHCTPDFDPGTWQKVTDIYTNAGTPVQFRSQAEVARFFEGLELLDPGVTVGHRWRPDEEPIASDAEVSLWTGVGIKP, from the coding sequence ATGACCAACTCGCACGCCGCGCGGGAGATCGACACCAGCCGGCCCCACTCGGCCCGGATGTACGACTACTACCTCGGCGGCAAGGACCACTTCGACGTCGACAAGCAGGCGGCCGAGACGGTCGCGGCGGTCTACCCCGGCATCTTCACCTGCGCCCGCGAGAACCGTGCCTTCATGCATCGGGCCACCCGCGTCCTTGCTCGTGAACACGGCATCCGTCAGTGGCTGGACATCGGCACCGGCATCCCCACCGAGCCGAACCTGCACCAGGTCGCCCAGTCGGTGGTGCCCGACGCCCGGGTGGTGTACGCCGACAACGACCCGCTGGTCCTCAGGTACGCCGAGCGTCTGATGCGCAGCACGCCTCAGGGCCGCACGACGTACATCGAGGCGGATGTCAACAACGCGGGCGCGCTGCTGAACGCGCCGGAGCTGGCCCAGGTGCTGGACACGGACCGGCCCGTGGCCCTGTCCCTCAACGCTCTCATGCACTTCGTCACGGATGCGCAGGACCCGTACGGCATCGTGAGCCGTCTGCTGGAGGTGCTCCCCTCGGGCAGCGCACTGGCCCTGAGCCACTGCACGCCGGACTTCGACCCGGGCACGTGGCAGAAGGTCACGGACATCTACACCAACGCCGGCACGCCGGTGCAGTTCCGCAGCCAGGCGGAGGTCGCCCGTTTCTTCGAGGGTCTTGAGCTGCTCGACCCCGGGGTCACGGTCGGTCACCGCTGGCGCCCGGACGAGGAGCCCATCGCCTCGGACGCCGAGGTCAGCCTGTGGACCGGGGTGGGCATCAAGCCGTAG
- a CDS encoding DUF397 domain-containing protein, with protein MTSTDCHVYNGMPATDLGEQGWESPWSGPNGGQCVQTKLLADGRVALRQSTDPAGPALIYTPQEIAAFVAGIKHGLADHLAVG; from the coding sequence ATGACCAGCACCGACTGTCACGTCTACAACGGGATGCCGGCCACCGACCTGGGCGAGCAGGGCTGGGAGTCCCCGTGGAGCGGGCCCAACGGCGGCCAGTGCGTCCAGACGAAGCTGCTGGCCGACGGCCGGGTGGCGCTGCGGCAGTCGACCGATCCGGCCGGACCCGCGCTGATCTACACCCCGCAGGAGATCGCCGCGTTCGTCGCGGGCATCAAACACGGCCTCGCCGACCATCTGGCGGTCGGCTGA
- a CDS encoding helix-turn-helix transcriptional regulator produces the protein MSDGRSAAGSGSAPTVLRMILGRRLQERRQGAGASLEDAARALRVTSLTIRRLEKAEVALKPLYVEKLLETYGADQQEIEEFVVLAERANEPGWWHTYRDVLPNWFSAYVSLEAGARTLRAYEPHYVTGLLQTHAYARGVLRGGFPGEADDDLGRRVDLRLRRQSLLERPDAPTLWVVLEEAVLHRVVGGPEVMREQIERLLEVSELEHVSVDVVPFTAGAHVGACAPFTYFRFEEPELPDIVYTEVLSGAMYLDQRSDVSAHLEAHNRMSLLTSDADSKALLNRMRKEYS, from the coding sequence GTGAGCGACGGCCGGTCGGCTGCGGGTAGCGGTAGTGCCCCCACCGTTCTCCGTATGATCCTCGGCCGGCGTCTTCAGGAGCGGCGCCAGGGCGCGGGGGCCTCGCTGGAGGACGCGGCCAGGGCCCTGAGGGTGACATCCCTGACGATCCGCCGCCTGGAGAAGGCCGAGGTCGCCCTCAAGCCCCTCTACGTGGAGAAGCTGCTGGAGACCTACGGGGCCGACCAGCAGGAGATCGAGGAGTTCGTCGTCCTGGCCGAGCGGGCCAACGAGCCCGGCTGGTGGCACACCTACCGGGACGTCCTGCCGAACTGGTTCAGCGCCTACGTCAGCCTGGAGGCCGGGGCCAGGACATTGCGCGCCTACGAGCCCCACTACGTCACGGGGCTGCTGCAGACCCACGCCTACGCGCGCGGCGTCCTGCGCGGCGGGTTCCCGGGCGAGGCAGACGACGACCTCGGGCGGCGCGTGGACCTGCGGCTGCGCCGCCAGAGTCTGCTGGAGAGACCCGACGCGCCCACGCTGTGGGTGGTGTTGGAAGAGGCCGTGCTGCACCGGGTGGTCGGCGGCCCCGAGGTCATGCGGGAGCAGATCGAACGGCTCCTGGAGGTCTCGGAGCTGGAGCACGTCAGCGTCGACGTGGTGCCGTTCACCGCCGGCGCCCACGTGGGCGCGTGCGCGCCGTTCACCTACTTCCGCTTCGAGGAGCCGGAACTGCCGGACATCGTGTACACCGAGGTCCTCTCCGGCGCGATGTACCTGGACCAGCGCTCGGACGTGTCGGCGCATCTGGAGGCGCACAACCGCATGTCGCTGCTGACCTCGGACGCGGACAGCAAGGCGCTGCTGAACCGCATGCGCAAGGAGTACTCATGA
- a CDS encoding CapA family protein, whose protein sequence is MTDGRLSPSWRKANVRDGFTLAAVGDLVVDDALAPLLETRSPRLLELLRSADVTFGNFESTAVDLTDFDGWPEAESGGSWLISSSRVPADLRRIGFDLMARANNHTTDWGVAGMRSTDRLLTEAGIVHAGTGDTLADARSARFLTTAAGRVSLISVASRFEPMSRAADPLGRVPGRPGVNALRTTRHVLVPARRLRELALIRDALPPGSVRASILAADRRDATVTLFGTRYAAKPGPQPHTDAVEFHFNVHESDRHEVLHTVRQAKQTSDFTIATMHTHEPGNYSQEPPDFLPLIARETIDNGADAFLGHGPHQLRGIEVHRGRPIFYSLGNFVFMENTQQPLTPGAYDKDGSREHETEAEFLERKRVHGVFGEQIWYESVVAVSRFDGDGALRAVELHPIELHWDGPRDADRGIPRLADRPTAQRILLRLQRLSKPFGTEITIREGIGHLSL, encoded by the coding sequence ATGACCGACGGAAGGCTGTCCCCTTCCTGGCGCAAGGCGAATGTGCGCGACGGCTTCACCCTGGCCGCCGTCGGTGACCTGGTCGTGGACGACGCGCTCGCCCCGCTGCTGGAAACCCGCTCGCCCCGCCTGCTGGAACTGCTGCGGTCGGCGGACGTGACCTTCGGCAACTTCGAGAGCACAGCCGTCGACCTGACGGACTTCGACGGCTGGCCCGAGGCCGAATCCGGCGGATCATGGCTGATCAGCAGCTCGCGGGTGCCCGCGGATCTCCGCCGGATCGGGTTCGACCTGATGGCCAGGGCCAACAACCACACCACCGACTGGGGCGTGGCCGGCATGCGCTCCACCGACCGTCTGCTCACCGAGGCGGGCATCGTCCACGCCGGCACCGGCGACACCCTCGCCGACGCACGTTCTGCGCGCTTCCTCACCACGGCCGCGGGCCGCGTGTCCCTGATCTCCGTCGCCTCCCGCTTCGAGCCCATGTCCCGGGCCGCCGACCCCCTCGGCCGCGTCCCCGGCCGCCCCGGCGTCAACGCCCTGCGCACCACCCGCCATGTACTCGTCCCGGCCCGCCGTCTTCGCGAACTCGCCCTGATCCGAGACGCGTTGCCGCCCGGCTCGGTCCGCGCCTCCATCCTCGCCGCCGACCGCCGGGACGCCACCGTGACCCTGTTCGGCACCCGCTACGCGGCCAAGCCCGGTCCCCAACCCCACACCGACGCCGTGGAGTTCCACTTCAACGTGCACGAGTCGGACCGCCACGAGGTGCTGCACACCGTCCGGCAGGCCAAGCAGACCTCCGACTTCACGATCGCCACGATGCACACCCACGAGCCGGGCAACTACAGCCAAGAGCCCCCCGACTTCCTCCCGCTCATCGCCCGCGAGACGATCGACAACGGCGCCGACGCCTTCCTGGGCCACGGCCCCCACCAGCTGCGCGGCATCGAGGTGCACCGGGGACGCCCGATCTTCTACTCCCTCGGCAACTTCGTCTTCATGGAAAACACCCAGCAGCCGCTGACTCCGGGTGCCTACGACAAGGACGGCAGCCGCGAACACGAGACCGAGGCCGAGTTCCTGGAACGCAAAAGGGTCCACGGCGTCTTCGGCGAGCAGATCTGGTACGAGTCCGTGGTCGCGGTCAGCCGCTTCGACGGCGACGGCGCCCTCCGGGCCGTGGAGCTGCATCCGATCGAACTGCACTGGGACGGCCCGCGCGATGCGGACCGTGGCATTCCCCGGCTCGCCGACCGGCCCACCGCGCAGCGGATCCTGCTCCGTCTGCAGCGGCTCTCCAAGCCGTTCGGCACGGAGATCACCATCCGGGAGGGCATCGGGCACCTCAGCCTCTGA
- a CDS encoding CocE/NonD family hydrolase produces MPAADDEWQPVLLPGGRTCWRRVLRTTVRDGIQLVADVYADRPDPGPGPVILERTPYGRRAARTSDGALGGENPPAPETVAEVFTRGGYRIVRQDCRGRGDSQGTFVKYLNEATDGYDTIESIAAQPWCDGRVATMGVSYSAHAQAALASLGAPHLAAMFLDSGGFASAYEAGTRMGGAFELKQATWAFHRAKVSETVRTDPVLRASLESEDLPAWFTRMPWRRGASPLRFVPEYEDYLLEQWENGAFGPYWQQPGIYARGFYDDFPDVPSLHMSSWYDPYVRTATENFRELGRKKHSPAYLVLGPWTHGGRSHSFAGDVDFGPQARLDGSLAEHYAAMRLSWFDAHLGPDGMAEPPPAVRYFLMGGGSGRRTAEGRLDHGGHWCTATSWPPEESANLTLVLGSAGTLATACETCDAQGSFLEYDFDPRDPVPTLGGQITSGEPVMSGGAFHQHPDDRFFGVSEPHLPLDSRPDVLVFQTPPLTEDLAVVGPVAVHLAVSSTARDTDFTIKLIDVHPPSEDYPQGFAMNLTDGILRCRYRNSFSDPELMTPGETYEITVEAPDTANLFLAGHRLRLDVSSSNFPRFDVNSNTGGTEVGDRRKVVATNRVHTDGRSWLTLSTLRPKPEGRPA; encoded by the coding sequence ATGCCCGCAGCCGACGACGAGTGGCAGCCGGTCCTGCTGCCCGGCGGGCGGACGTGCTGGCGGCGCGTGCTGCGGACGACGGTGCGCGACGGCATCCAGCTCGTCGCGGACGTCTACGCCGACCGGCCCGACCCGGGGCCGGGCCCGGTCATCCTGGAGCGCACGCCGTACGGCCGCCGGGCCGCGCGCACCTCGGACGGCGCCCTCGGCGGCGAGAACCCGCCGGCGCCCGAGACCGTGGCCGAGGTGTTCACCCGCGGCGGGTACCGGATCGTACGGCAGGACTGCCGCGGCCGGGGCGACTCGCAGGGCACCTTCGTCAAGTACCTGAACGAGGCGACCGACGGCTACGACACCATCGAGTCGATCGCCGCCCAGCCCTGGTGCGACGGCCGGGTCGCGACCATGGGGGTCTCCTATTCCGCACACGCCCAGGCAGCCCTGGCCTCCCTGGGCGCGCCGCACCTGGCCGCGATGTTCCTCGATTCCGGCGGCTTCGCCAGCGCCTACGAGGCCGGCACCCGGATGGGCGGGGCCTTCGAACTCAAGCAGGCCACCTGGGCGTTCCACCGGGCCAAGGTGAGCGAGACGGTGCGCACCGATCCGGTCCTGCGCGCCTCACTGGAGTCGGAGGACCTGCCGGCATGGTTCACCCGCATGCCGTGGCGGCGCGGCGCGAGCCCGCTCCGCTTCGTCCCCGAGTACGAGGACTACCTCCTCGAACAGTGGGAGAACGGCGCCTTCGGCCCCTACTGGCAGCAGCCGGGCATCTACGCACGCGGCTTCTACGACGACTTCCCGGACGTCCCCAGCCTGCACATGTCCAGCTGGTACGACCCCTACGTCCGCACCGCCACCGAGAACTTCCGCGAGCTCGGCCGCAAGAAGCACAGTCCGGCGTATCTGGTGCTGGGCCCGTGGACCCACGGCGGGCGCAGCCACAGCTTCGCCGGTGACGTCGACTTCGGTCCGCAGGCCCGGCTGGACGGCAGCCTCGCCGAGCACTACGCGGCCATGCGGCTGAGCTGGTTCGACGCGCACCTCGGCCCGGACGGCATGGCGGAACCGCCGCCTGCGGTGCGGTACTTCCTCATGGGCGGCGGCTCCGGCCGGCGCACCGCCGAGGGGCGCCTCGACCACGGCGGCCACTGGTGCACGGCGACCTCGTGGCCGCCCGAGGAGAGCGCGAACCTCACCCTCGTCCTCGGCAGCGCGGGCACCCTCGCGACGGCCTGCGAGACGTGCGACGCCCAAGGCTCCTTCCTGGAATACGACTTCGACCCCCGCGACCCGGTGCCGACCCTCGGCGGCCAAATCACCTCCGGCGAACCGGTGATGAGCGGCGGCGCCTTCCACCAGCACCCCGACGACCGGTTCTTCGGCGTGAGCGAGCCCCACCTGCCCCTGGACAGCAGACCCGACGTGCTGGTGTTCCAGACCCCACCGCTCACCGAGGACCTGGCGGTCGTGGGACCGGTCGCCGTGCACCTGGCCGTGTCGTCGACGGCCCGCGACACCGACTTCACCATCAAGCTGATCGACGTCCACCCGCCCAGCGAGGACTATCCGCAGGGTTTCGCGATGAACCTCACCGACGGCATCCTGCGCTGCCGCTACCGCAACTCCTTCAGCGACCCGGAGCTGATGACGCCGGGGGAGACGTACGAGATCACGGTGGAGGCGCCGGACACGGCGAACCTGTTCCTGGCCGGCCACCGGCTGCGGCTCGACGTCAGCTCCAGCAATTTCCCGCGCTTCGACGTCAACTCCAACACCGGTGGTACGGAAGTCGGCGACCGGCGCAAGGTCGTCGCCACCAACCGCGTCCACACGGACGGCCGTTCGTGGCTGACCCTGTCCACCCTCCGCCCGAAGCCCGAAGGACGCCCCGCATGA
- a CDS encoding transporter substrate-binding domain-containing protein has protein sequence MSISSRNVLGRRRLLALAALSSFVLPLTGCGGSGSADTGKASNPYGLIEAGTIRSATQTGQPPFAYAEDSGKPAGFIVDVTDEAAKRLGLKVDYKSTSVTGSLAGLTAGQYDLASSGLGVTEERQKSVDFTKPLFWSTVTVLTTSKSTISTFDGFNGKRVGVVTGSSQEAQLPTRIPKAQPVRFQAQNAAVSQLLNGSIDAFLVGGPDATEFIKQYKGLRQAVSAPVDHPTSMAVPKNHGAFLKALDKEIGAMVADGTYAKLYRKYFTTRPQPELLAAWPALKSQFPGAK, from the coding sequence ATGTCCATATCATCCCGTAATGTTCTCGGGCGTCGCAGACTGCTCGCCCTCGCCGCCCTCTCCAGCTTCGTCCTTCCGCTCACCGGCTGCGGAGGCAGCGGCAGCGCCGACACCGGCAAGGCATCGAACCCGTACGGTCTGATCGAGGCCGGGACCATCAGATCCGCCACCCAGACCGGCCAGCCCCCCTTCGCCTACGCCGAGGACTCGGGCAAGCCCGCCGGTTTCATCGTCGACGTGACCGACGAGGCCGCGAAGCGTCTGGGACTCAAGGTCGACTACAAGTCGACGTCGGTCACCGGGTCGCTGGCCGGCCTGACCGCCGGTCAGTACGACCTGGCCTCGTCCGGGCTCGGGGTCACCGAGGAGCGGCAGAAGAGCGTCGACTTCACCAAGCCGCTGTTCTGGAGCACCGTGACCGTGCTGACGACCTCGAAGAGCACGATCTCCACCTTCGACGGCTTCAACGGCAAGCGCGTCGGAGTGGTCACCGGATCCTCGCAGGAGGCTCAGCTGCCCACGCGGATACCGAAGGCGCAGCCGGTCCGCTTCCAGGCCCAGAACGCTGCGGTCAGCCAGCTGCTCAACGGCAGCATCGACGCCTTCCTGGTGGGCGGACCCGACGCGACGGAGTTCATCAAGCAGTACAAGGGCCTGCGCCAGGCGGTGTCCGCGCCGGTGGACCACCCGACCTCGATGGCGGTGCCCAAGAACCATGGCGCCTTCCTCAAGGCGCTCGACAAGGAGATCGGCGCCATGGTCGCCGACGGCACCTACGCCAAGCTCTACCGCAAGTACTTCACCACCCGGCCGCAGCCCGAACTCCTCGCCGCATGGCCCGCGTTGAAGTCCCAGTTCCCCGGAGCCAAGTGA
- a CDS encoding amino acid ABC transporter ATP-binding protein, whose product MAKTLSEKNSRTDQAGTATAAAVSVHDLHKRYGDVEVLRGVDLDVAAGETVCVIGRSGSGKSTLLKCMNLLEAPTAGEIRLSGDLITGPGVNVDAIRTRVGMVFQHFNLFPHLSVLHNVTVALRKVRGMGREAADTAATTQLERLGLAGLAHSRPSQLSGGQQQRVAIARALAMEPEVMLFDEATSALDPELVKDVLDVMRLLATSGMTMIAVTHEIGFAREVADRVIFMDEGRIAESGPARQTLETPETVRLREFLARVL is encoded by the coding sequence ATGGCCAAGACGCTGTCCGAGAAGAACTCCCGCACCGACCAGGCGGGCACGGCCACCGCGGCGGCGGTCTCCGTTCACGACCTGCACAAGCGCTACGGCGACGTGGAGGTCCTGCGCGGAGTGGATCTCGATGTCGCCGCGGGCGAGACCGTGTGTGTCATCGGCCGGTCCGGTTCGGGCAAGTCCACGCTCCTGAAGTGTATGAACCTGCTGGAAGCCCCGACGGCGGGCGAGATCCGCCTCAGTGGCGACCTGATCACCGGTCCGGGCGTGAACGTCGACGCGATCCGCACCCGGGTCGGCATGGTCTTCCAGCACTTCAACCTGTTCCCGCACCTGAGTGTCCTGCACAACGTGACCGTGGCCCTGCGCAAGGTCCGCGGGATGGGCAGGGAGGCGGCCGACACCGCCGCCACGACCCAGCTGGAGCGGCTCGGCCTCGCAGGGCTGGCCCACTCCCGGCCGAGTCAACTCTCGGGCGGTCAGCAGCAGCGGGTGGCGATCGCCCGCGCACTGGCCATGGAGCCCGAGGTCATGCTGTTCGACGAGGCCACCTCGGCGCTGGACCCCGAGCTCGTCAAGGACGTTCTCGACGTGATGCGGCTGCTCGCCACATCCGGTATGACCATGATCGCCGTCACGCACGAGATCGGCTTCGCCCGTGAGGTCGCGGACCGAGTGATCTTCATGGATGAGGGCCGCATCGCCGAGTCGGGCCCGGCCCGCCAGACGCTGGAAACCCCCGAGACGGTACGCCTGCGCGAGTTCCTCGCGCGCGTCCTCTGA
- a CDS encoding amino acid ABC transporter permease, producing MHLFLQTFFNPDELLKAFPVLLTEGLRNTLLIAGLAIVFGVVLGVLLAMLLLSHRRWVRLPARIYVDVFRGLPAIVTVSLVGLGLPSAGIRPFGRDPLGYAVLAIGLISAAYLAEIFRSGIQAVPSGQLSAARSLGMSYLTAMRVIVVPQGVRNVLPALAGQFIIDIKESALVYLLGLGLGQRELYFIAQERQAATYNSSALVAAGACYLMLTVPLTFLVNRLDLRLRTGGRKTNKPSAPQVAGTPAPAVMEV from the coding sequence ATGCACCTGTTTCTGCAGACGTTCTTCAATCCCGACGAACTACTCAAGGCATTTCCCGTCCTGCTGACCGAGGGCCTGCGCAACACGCTGCTGATCGCCGGGCTGGCGATCGTCTTCGGTGTCGTGCTCGGTGTGCTGCTCGCGATGCTGCTGCTGTCGCACCGCCGGTGGGTGCGGCTGCCCGCGCGGATCTACGTGGACGTGTTCCGCGGTCTGCCCGCGATCGTGACCGTCAGCCTAGTGGGCCTGGGTCTGCCGTCGGCCGGGATCCGGCCGTTCGGCCGTGACCCGCTCGGCTATGCCGTTCTCGCCATCGGCCTCATATCGGCGGCCTATCTGGCGGAGATCTTCCGGTCGGGCATCCAGGCCGTCCCGTCCGGGCAGCTCAGCGCGGCCCGCAGCCTGGGCATGTCCTATCTGACCGCGATGCGGGTGATCGTCGTTCCGCAGGGCGTACGGAACGTGCTGCCGGCTCTGGCCGGCCAGTTCATCATCGACATCAAGGAGAGTGCGCTGGTGTATCTGCTCGGGCTCGGCCTCGGGCAGCGCGAGCTCTACTTCATCGCACAGGAGCGGCAGGCGGCGACGTACAACTCCTCCGCACTCGTGGCCGCCGGCGCCTGCTATCTGATGCTGACGGTCCCGCTCACCTTCCTGGTCAACCGGCTCGATCTGCGCCTGCGGACCGGGGGACGGAAGACGAACAAACCCTCGGCCCCTCAGGTCGCCGGCACGCCCGCCCCCGCCGTGATGGAGGTCTGA
- a CDS encoding DUF5937 family protein yields MAVVITLQGAVPADVAVGLSPLAELMACLHSIAEPEHHLAVRPWLERVRTDLSAEAQSLIAVYAPLWTRRRCRLLMPLEPPLGQTLEQELDRLEALPLNDFVLGVAPSVHGGVFDTRALLTDQAVRDAYTVSSERRSFTRGELARSLLQAPERMRAGLLELLRLCAAEFFDAEWARVQHRLESECTRLRARVQALPLPEALASLSPNAVVRHNPPAVVYDKLQSLTADLRGRRCLLVPSAHSRPHLIVKDDPPYPLVVHFPVENTTQVERATLAQVRLRLAVLSDPARLSLCRHLVNEPITTSDLAVRTGMTLPQVSRHLGRLREVGLLTSRRDGRQIHHRLDTDRLMHLGVDVLTSIIR; encoded by the coding sequence ATGGCCGTGGTCATCACCTTGCAGGGCGCGGTTCCGGCGGACGTGGCCGTCGGTCTCTCACCGCTGGCCGAGCTGATGGCGTGCCTCCACTCCATCGCCGAGCCCGAGCACCACCTCGCCGTACGCCCATGGCTGGAACGCGTACGCACCGACCTGTCTGCGGAGGCCCAGAGCCTGATCGCGGTCTACGCACCCCTGTGGACCCGGCGGCGCTGCCGCCTGCTGATGCCGCTGGAACCGCCCCTGGGACAAACACTTGAGCAAGAACTCGACCGCCTGGAGGCGTTGCCGCTGAACGACTTCGTTCTGGGTGTCGCGCCGAGTGTGCACGGCGGCGTCTTCGACACCCGCGCCCTGCTCACCGACCAGGCCGTCCGTGACGCCTACACCGTCTCCAGCGAACGGCGCTCCTTCACCCGCGGCGAGCTGGCCCGCAGCCTGCTCCAGGCCCCCGAGCGGATGCGGGCAGGACTGCTGGAGCTGCTGCGGCTCTGTGCCGCCGAGTTCTTCGACGCCGAATGGGCGCGGGTACAACACCGGCTGGAAAGCGAATGCACCCGCCTGAGAGCCAGGGTCCAGGCCCTGCCGCTCCCCGAGGCACTGGCCTCGCTCAGCCCGAACGCCGTCGTCCGGCACAACCCACCCGCGGTCGTCTACGACAAACTGCAGTCACTCACAGCCGACCTGCGCGGCCGTCGCTGCCTGCTCGTACCGTCCGCCCACTCCCGACCCCATCTGATCGTCAAGGACGACCCGCCCTACCCGCTCGTCGTGCACTTCCCCGTCGAAAACACCACCCAGGTGGAACGGGCCACACTGGCACAGGTACGGCTCAGACTCGCGGTCCTGTCCGACCCAGCGCGGCTGTCACTGTGCCGGCACCTGGTGAACGAGCCCATCACCACATCCGACCTGGCCGTACGCACCGGGATGACCCTGCCCCAGGTCTCCCGCCACCTCGGACGCCTCCGCGAGGTGGGCCTGCTGACCTCCCGGAGGGACGGCCGGCAGATCCACCACCGGCTGGATACGGACCGCCTCATGCACCTGGGCGTGGACGTGCTGACCTCGATCATCCGCTGA